In Methanobrevibacter oralis, a single window of DNA contains:
- the hpt gene encoding hypoxanthine/guanine phosphoribosyltransferase: MLDEVRKSLETSPIVKKGEYNYFINPISDGIPSMKPSMLRELTDIIIKHVNLDIDKIVAIEAMGIHLATALSLATDIPFVIIRKRQYGLEDEIEIHQKTGYGSSNLYINDLNAGEKILLIDDVVSTGGTLISTLNALKELDIDIKAAVVVIEKGEGKKIVEKETNIPIFSVVKLNVVDGKVVIEKTIED, translated from the coding sequence ATGTTAGATGAAGTAAGAAAATCATTAGAAACATCCCCTATTGTTAAAAAAGGAGAATATAATTATTTTATTAATCCAATAAGTGATGGAATACCATCCATGAAACCCTCAATGTTACGTGAACTAACTGATATTATAATAAAACATGTAAATTTAGATATTGATAAAATTGTGGCTATTGAAGCAATGGGAATCCATTTAGCAACTGCTTTGTCCCTTGCTACAGACATACCATTTGTAATAATACGTAAAAGACAATATGGGCTTGAAGATGAAATAGAAATACATCAAAAGACAGGATATGGTTCATCAAATCTCTACATTAATGATTTAAACGCTGGAGAAAAAATTTTACTTATTGATGACGTGGTAAGTACTGGTGGAACATTAATTTCAACATTAAATGCTCTAAAAGAATTAGATATAGATATTAAAGCTGCCGTAGTCGTGATTGAAAAAGGAGAGGGGAAAAAAATTGTTGAAAAAGAAACCAACATTCCCATATTTAGTGTTGTTAAACTAAATGTTGTTGATGGAAAAGTTGTTATTGAAAAAACAATCGAAGATTAA
- a CDS encoding signal recognition particle protein Srp54 yields MLGNLGENLTNTMKKLVGMTVIDKKTIKEVVKDIQRALIQSDVNIALVLDLSKKIESRALEEKPPKGITPREHVITIIYEEMVNLLGKDATNLDITERPYKILFLGLQGSGKTTTIGKLCRFLQKKGFNPAVVCTDTWRPAAYEQLKQLIEDMDVPVYGDPSNKDALDLARKGLREFKNRKVVIFDTAGRHKEEKDLIAEMNELNDIINPNEAILVIDGTIGQQAGEQAKAFSQATDIGSIIITKLDGSAKGGGAMSAVAETGASIKFIGTGERIDDFELFDPERFISRLLGMGDIKSLIEKAEENIDEDIAQKTMNNMMSGKFTLLDMKNQFDMMKKMGPMQQVLNMIPGMGNKISKEATKMTEDKIEKYKVMMSSMTETEMMDPKIIKQSRIQRIARGAGVEEIEVKELLKYYNNTKKTMKGLGRRGGRLSGGTMNRMMGQFMK; encoded by the coding sequence ATGCTTGGAAATTTAGGGGAAAACCTTACTAATACTATGAAAAAATTAGTGGGAATGACAGTTATTGATAAAAAAACAATAAAAGAGGTTGTAAAAGACATACAACGTGCTTTAATTCAATCTGATGTGAATATTGCTTTAGTTTTAGATTTATCAAAGAAAATTGAAAGTAGGGCTCTTGAAGAAAAACCTCCAAAAGGAATCACTCCAAGAGAACATGTTATTACAATTATCTATGAGGAAATGGTAAATCTTTTAGGAAAAGATGCAACAAATTTAGATATTACTGAAAGACCTTATAAGATTTTATTCTTAGGTTTACAAGGTAGTGGTAAAACAACAACTATTGGTAAATTATGTAGGTTTTTACAAAAAAAAGGATTCAATCCTGCTGTTGTTTGTACAGATACTTGGAGACCAGCAGCTTATGAACAATTAAAGCAACTAATTGAAGATATGGATGTTCCAGTTTATGGAGATCCTAGTAATAAAGATGCTCTTGATTTAGCTAGAAAAGGTTTACGGGAATTTAAAAATAGAAAAGTTGTTATTTTCGATACTGCAGGTAGGCATAAGGAAGAAAAAGACTTAATAGCTGAAATGAATGAATTAAATGATATTATTAATCCAAATGAAGCTATCTTGGTCATTGATGGAACTATTGGTCAACAAGCTGGAGAACAAGCTAAAGCATTTTCACAAGCTACTGATATTGGATCTATTATAATTACAAAGTTGGATGGGTCTGCTAAAGGTGGTGGGGCAATGTCTGCTGTTGCAGAAACTGGTGCTTCTATTAAATTTATAGGTACTGGTGAGCGAATAGATGATTTTGAATTATTCGATCCAGAAAGATTTATTTCAAGATTACTTGGCATGGGAGATATTAAAAGTCTTATTGAAAAGGCAGAAGAAAACATTGATGAGGATATTGCTCAAAAAACCATGAATAATATGATGAGTGGTAAATTTACTCTTTTAGATATGAAAAATCAGTTTGACATGATGAAAAAAATGGGGCCAATGCAACAAGTTTTAAACATGATTCCAGGAATGGGTAATAAAATATCTAAAGAAGCTACAAAAATGACTGAGGATAAAATTGAAAAATATAAGGTCATGATGTCCTCAATGACAGAAACTGAAATGATGGATCCTAAAATCATTAAGCAGTCACGTATTCAAAGAATTGCACGTGGTGCTGGTGTTGAAGAAATCGAAGTTAAAGAGCTTTTAAAATATTATAACAATACTAAAAAGACAATGAAAGGTCTTGGAAGACGTGGTGGTCGTTTAAGTGGTGGAACTATGAATCGTATGATGGGTCAATTTATGAAATGA